In Bacillus rossius redtenbacheri isolate Brsri chromosome 15, Brsri_v3, whole genome shotgun sequence, one genomic interval encodes:
- the LOC134539228 gene encoding ER membrane protein complex subunit 10 isoform X2: protein MLCYIVPVFQLRADGDYDGFMTVGLYHALDASPEGEFAERGRVTVQSLHGEASVLQQGTLSLPDRHRLKDLAKQDGIYRLKAVVKTVDGKETPFLTFVKACSLVESRLSDTVTLSLDHSGTVIAVTMSTNALCQGSYVDLEDIRQFNTSVAFKHTEQGPVPDTATYIQKMEREREARERGETKDNRSFLAKYWMYIVPVLIFVLLSGAVNPEGAAGGGGGGGGGGGGR, encoded by the exons TGCCTGTGTTCCAGCTGCGGGCGGACGGGGACTACGACGGGTTTATGACGGTCGGCCTGTACCACGCGCTGGACGCCTCCCCCGAGGGGGAGTTCGCCGAGCGCGGGAGGGTCACCGTGCAGAGCCTGCACGGCGAAGCCAGCGTGCTGCAGCAGGGCACGCTCTCGCTCCCGGACAGGCACAGGCTCAAG GACCTTGCCAAGCAGGATGGGATATACCGGCTTAAAGCAGTAGTCAAAACAGTTGATGGCAAAGAGACACCATTTCTTACGTTCGTAAAGgct TGTTCTCTCGTAGAGTCTCGTCTGTCCGACACTGTGACGCTGTCACTGGACCATTCAGGCACAGTTATAGCAGTGACGATGTCGACTAACGCACTGTGCCAGGGATCGTACGTGGATTTGGAAGACATAAGGCAGTTCAACACGTCGGTTGCTTTCAAACATACGGAGCAAGGACCCGT GCCAGACACTGCCACTTACATACAGAAAATGGAAAGGGAAAGAGAAGCTCGCGAGCGAGGTGAAACTAAGGACAATCGCTCTTTCCTAGCTAAATAT TGGATGTACATAGTTCCTGTGCTCATCTTTGTGCTGCTGTCGGGAGCCGTGAACCCGGAGGGGGCAGCCGGTGGTGGTGGCGGGGGTGGCGGCGGTGGCGGGGGGAGGTAG
- the LOC134539228 gene encoding ER membrane protein complex subunit 10 isoform X1 has translation MYLCVEKGVFSILTLLCCVTSLRADGDYDGFMTVGLYHALDASPEGEFAERGRVTVQSLHGEASVLQQGTLSLPDRHRLKDLAKQDGIYRLKAVVKTVDGKETPFLTFVKACSLVESRLSDTVTLSLDHSGTVIAVTMSTNALCQGSYVDLEDIRQFNTSVAFKHTEQGPVPDTATYIQKMEREREARERGETKDNRSFLAKYWMYIVPVLIFVLLSGAVNPEGAAGGGGGGGGGGGGR, from the exons CTGCGGGCGGACGGGGACTACGACGGGTTTATGACGGTCGGCCTGTACCACGCGCTGGACGCCTCCCCCGAGGGGGAGTTCGCCGAGCGCGGGAGGGTCACCGTGCAGAGCCTGCACGGCGAAGCCAGCGTGCTGCAGCAGGGCACGCTCTCGCTCCCGGACAGGCACAGGCTCAAG GACCTTGCCAAGCAGGATGGGATATACCGGCTTAAAGCAGTAGTCAAAACAGTTGATGGCAAAGAGACACCATTTCTTACGTTCGTAAAGgct TGTTCTCTCGTAGAGTCTCGTCTGTCCGACACTGTGACGCTGTCACTGGACCATTCAGGCACAGTTATAGCAGTGACGATGTCGACTAACGCACTGTGCCAGGGATCGTACGTGGATTTGGAAGACATAAGGCAGTTCAACACGTCGGTTGCTTTCAAACATACGGAGCAAGGACCCGT GCCAGACACTGCCACTTACATACAGAAAATGGAAAGGGAAAGAGAAGCTCGCGAGCGAGGTGAAACTAAGGACAATCGCTCTTTCCTAGCTAAATAT TGGATGTACATAGTTCCTGTGCTCATCTTTGTGCTGCTGTCGGGAGCCGTGAACCCGGAGGGGGCAGCCGGTGGTGGTGGCGGGGGTGGCGGCGGTGGCGGGGGGAGGTAG